The Carassius gibelio isolate Cgi1373 ecotype wild population from Czech Republic chromosome B9, carGib1.2-hapl.c, whole genome shotgun sequence genome includes a region encoding these proteins:
- the LOC127964643 gene encoding major facilitator superfamily domain-containing protein 9-like isoform X2 translates to MNNSKCALAHKRRRPTRIIRCIYVVGFMDLFGVSMIIPLLSHHVKSLGASPTVAGIVGSTYGVLQLFSSTVVGSWSDVVGRRYSLLTCLLLSGFGYGLLGLSTSIALFVLARIPVGLFKHSLSICRALLSDLVSEKERPLVMGHFNAASSVGFILGPVVGGYLTEHEGGFYLSSFVCAAIFLLNAGLVWMLPWSETLNHRIDANANSKTKPNKSYDELKDSVQQNCLDKNHFRNTNASAVRCQTNGGWSWRDMSIIHPAWRQLTSVWTQICMVASSDMWDVFLVRLLMAVSIMLYYSNFSLAMEERFQLKPKVTGYLISYSSMLGALAGCLVGPVTHLYGNNMSALLLHSTALTCTLIFLYATAPNVWQVLLTSTFFAISTTIGRTCITDLELQRGGAQASGTLIGAGQSVTAVGRVLAPLLSGLAQEVSPCGPPSLGVVLGLVAVGLLSVRTPKWDSKTKVM, encoded by the exons ATGAATAACTCGAAATGTGCCCTTGCCCACAAACGACGGAGACCAACGCGGATCATACGATGTATATACGTGGTGGGATTCATG gacctCTTTGGAGTCAGTATGATTATCCCTTTGCTGAGTCATCATGTGAAATCACTAGGAGCAAGTCCTACAGTGGCTGGGATTGTAG GATCTACATATGGAGTATTACAGCTCTTCTCTAGCACTGTGGTG GGAAGTTGGAGTGATGTGGTAGGGAGACGCTATTCACTACTAACATGCCTTTTGCTCAGTGGCTTTGGATATGGCCTGCTGGGTCTGTCCACAAGTATTGCACTCTTTGTGCTGGCCAGGATACCAGTGG GACTCTTTAAGCACTCCTTGTCTATCTGCCGAGCGCTCCTGTCAGATCTTGTGTCGGAGAAAGAGCGGCCTCTAGTGATGGGACACTTTAATGCAGCCTCGAGTGTGGGATTCATCCTTGGACCAGTTGTGGGGGGATATCTCACTGAACATGAGGGTGGTTTTTATTTATCCTCGTTCGTCTGTGCAGCCATTTTCCTTCTTAATGCAG GTTTGGTCTGGATGTTACCTTGGAGTGAGACACTAAATCACCGTATTGATGCAAACGCTAACAGTAAAACCAAACCCAACAAATCCTACGATGAGTTAAAGGACTCCGTCCAGCAGAACTGCTTAGACAAAAACCACTTTCGCAATACTAATGCATCAGCAGTCCGCTGTCAAACCAATGGAGGCTGGAGCTGGAGAGACATGTCCATCATCCATCCTGCCTGGAGACAGCTGACCTCAGTGTGGACACAGATCTGCATGGTGGCTTCCTCCGACATGTGGGACGTGTTCCTGGTGCGTCTTCTAATGGCTGTATCCATAATGCTGTACTACAGTAACTTCTCCTTAGCCATGGAGGAGCGTTTTCAGCTCAAACCAAAGGTGACCGGCTACTTGATCAGCTACAGCAGTATGTTGGGGGCCCTTGCTGGTTGTTTGGTGGGACCCGTCACACACCTTTATGGTAACAACATGTCTGCTTTATTGTTGCATTCTACTGCACTAACCTGCACGTTGATCTTCCTGTATGCCACGGCACCCAACGTCTGGCAGGTCCTGCTCACTTCCACATTCTTTGCCATCTCTACCACTATCGGACGCACATGCATCACTGACTTAGAGCTGCAGCGTGGGGGAGCCCAGGCGAGCGGGACGTTAATCGGAGCGGGACAGTCAGTCACAGCTGTGGGACGGGTCCTAGCACCACTGCTGTCTGGTCTGGCTCAAGAAGTCAGCCCCTGTGGGCCTCCTAGTTTGGGGGTTGTGCTGGGACTGGTAGCTGTGGGTTTGCTCTCCGTGAGGACTCCTAAGTGGGACAGCAAGACAAAG GTGATGTGA
- the tmem182a gene encoding transmembrane protein 182, with product MNLHVALFFAGLFGALATLFIFLSFGTDYWLLALETCNSQPNRTVTLQQGDVKQDQNITFHHEGFFWRCSFNEITNEDNLWKFWFENQPHARECKPAYLLPFPFPDQIYNTTSYQTAIIYRGFWSVSMLLGLAAVVAGGFIIICAAPFASHHLYKAGGGLYLISGFFLLVVTVMYVFWLDVLDVISSYNEYQKNNKCHDFELNMTYGLSFMFAPVGVFFCLLSGLLFLVIGRTVQHHCK from the exons ATGAATTTACATGTGGCACTATTTTTTGCTGGGCTCTTTGGTGCCTTGGCAACTCTGTTCATTTTCTTGTCTTTTGGCACGGACTATTGGCTCTTGGCATTAGAGACCTGCAATTCACAACCAAATCGTACGGTTACTTTGCAG CAAGGTGATGTTAAACAAGACCAGAACATTACCTTTCATCATGAGGGCTTCTTTTGGCGCTGTAGCTTTAATGAAATCACGAATGAGGACAATCTGTGGAAGTTCTGGTTTG AAAATCAGCCACATGCGAGGGAATGCAAACCTGCATATCTTCTCCCCTTTCCCTTCCCTGACCAGATCTACAACACTACCAGCTATCAGACTGCCATAa TCTACAGAGGCTTCTGGAGCGTCTCTATGTTGCTGGGTTTGGCCGCTGTGGTGGCCGGCGGTTTCATTATTATTTGCGCAGCTCCATTCGCCAGTCATCACCTTTATAAAGCTGGAGGTGGGCTCTACCTCATTTCTG GTTTCTTCCTTCTCGTTGTCACTGTGATGTATGTTTTCTGGTTAGATGTTTTGGATGTAATAAGCTCGTATAATGAATATCAGAAGAACAATAAGTGCCATGATTTTGAGCTCAATATGACTTATGGCCTCTCTTTCATGTTTGCTCCTGTGGGCGTGttcttctgtcttctgtctggTCTTCTCTTCCTAGTGATTGGCCGTACAGTCCAACATCATTGTAAATGA
- the LOC127964643 gene encoding major facilitator superfamily domain-containing protein 9-like isoform X1 produces MNNSKCALAHKRRRPTRIIRCIYVVGFMDLFGVSMIIPLLSHHVKSLGASPTVAGIVGSTYGVLQLFSSTVVGSWSDVVGRRYSLLTCLLLSGFGYGLLGLSTSIALFVLARIPVGLFKHSLSICRALLSDLVSEKERPLVMGHFNAASSVGFILGPVVGGYLTEHEGGFYLSSFVCAAIFLLNAGLVWMLPWSETLNHRIDANANSKTKPNKSYDELKDSVQQNCLDKNHFRNTNASAVRCQTNGGWSWRDMSIIHPAWRQLTSVWTQICMVASSDMWDVFLVRLLMAVSIMLYYSNFSLAMEERFQLKPKVTGYLISYSSMLGALAGCLVGPVTHLYGNNMSALLLHSTALTCTLIFLYATAPNVWQVLLTSTFFAISTTIGRTCITDLELQRGGAQASGTLIGAGQSVTAVGRVLAPLLSGLAQEVSPCGPPSLGVVLGLVAVGLLSVRTPKWDSKTKVKDKIPKQ; encoded by the exons ATGAATAACTCGAAATGTGCCCTTGCCCACAAACGACGGAGACCAACGCGGATCATACGATGTATATACGTGGTGGGATTCATG gacctCTTTGGAGTCAGTATGATTATCCCTTTGCTGAGTCATCATGTGAAATCACTAGGAGCAAGTCCTACAGTGGCTGGGATTGTAG GATCTACATATGGAGTATTACAGCTCTTCTCTAGCACTGTGGTG GGAAGTTGGAGTGATGTGGTAGGGAGACGCTATTCACTACTAACATGCCTTTTGCTCAGTGGCTTTGGATATGGCCTGCTGGGTCTGTCCACAAGTATTGCACTCTTTGTGCTGGCCAGGATACCAGTGG GACTCTTTAAGCACTCCTTGTCTATCTGCCGAGCGCTCCTGTCAGATCTTGTGTCGGAGAAAGAGCGGCCTCTAGTGATGGGACACTTTAATGCAGCCTCGAGTGTGGGATTCATCCTTGGACCAGTTGTGGGGGGATATCTCACTGAACATGAGGGTGGTTTTTATTTATCCTCGTTCGTCTGTGCAGCCATTTTCCTTCTTAATGCAG GTTTGGTCTGGATGTTACCTTGGAGTGAGACACTAAATCACCGTATTGATGCAAACGCTAACAGTAAAACCAAACCCAACAAATCCTACGATGAGTTAAAGGACTCCGTCCAGCAGAACTGCTTAGACAAAAACCACTTTCGCAATACTAATGCATCAGCAGTCCGCTGTCAAACCAATGGAGGCTGGAGCTGGAGAGACATGTCCATCATCCATCCTGCCTGGAGACAGCTGACCTCAGTGTGGACACAGATCTGCATGGTGGCTTCCTCCGACATGTGGGACGTGTTCCTGGTGCGTCTTCTAATGGCTGTATCCATAATGCTGTACTACAGTAACTTCTCCTTAGCCATGGAGGAGCGTTTTCAGCTCAAACCAAAGGTGACCGGCTACTTGATCAGCTACAGCAGTATGTTGGGGGCCCTTGCTGGTTGTTTGGTGGGACCCGTCACACACCTTTATGGTAACAACATGTCTGCTTTATTGTTGCATTCTACTGCACTAACCTGCACGTTGATCTTCCTGTATGCCACGGCACCCAACGTCTGGCAGGTCCTGCTCACTTCCACATTCTTTGCCATCTCTACCACTATCGGACGCACATGCATCACTGACTTAGAGCTGCAGCGTGGGGGAGCCCAGGCGAGCGGGACGTTAATCGGAGCGGGACAGTCAGTCACAGCTGTGGGACGGGTCCTAGCACCACTGCTGTCTGGTCTGGCTCAAGAAGTCAGCCCCTGTGGGCCTCCTAGTTTGGGGGTTGTGCTGGGACTGGTAGCTGTGGGTTTGCTCTCCGTGAGGACTCCTAAGTGGGACAGCAAGACAAAGGTTAAAGACAAGATTCCTAAACAATGA